ACGGGCAACCGCGTCGCCTGCTGGGCGACGAAGCGGATGGGGCGTACGCGGAAGATGGGCGCCAGCAGCCAGTCGGGCAGTCCAATGAGCAGCAGGGGCGTGGCCGCGAACACCAGCAAGCTGTGCTGCCACATGTGGACGCTGAAATGGGTTGCCGCGAGCGTGTCGAACGGCGGGTGCAGCGTCACGAACAGCGTGACGGCGGCAGTGACGAACGCGGCGATCCTGGGCCACGCGACCGGTTCCACGCGGTCCGGGTTGAGGGGGCTGACGGCGTAGAGATAGCCGCCGGTGAGCACCAGCAGCCCCAGGGTGATCTCGGGGATCAGGTAGAAGGTCATTGCCGAAGTCTACGCGGGGCGGGGCGGGGATTCAGCCGACCGCGCCCAGACCGCGGATTCCCCTCACCCTAGCCCTCTCCCTGAGGGAGAGGGAACCCGATGTGCCTTCTAGGCAATAAGGCCGGTTAGCGTCCAGAAGAGGAACAGAATGATCACGATGGTGGTCGCGATCATGAATGGGAACATGAAGAGCGCAGTGAAGAGGCGGTCGTCCCCCTTCAGGTGCATGTAGTACATGACCACGCCGGCGCCCTTGAGGAACGACAAGATGAGCAGCGACGTGGTCGTCCACACGGTGCCCAGGGCGTTCCGAATCGCGTCGATGCTGGGAATCATGATCTCGACGATGGTGACGATCGTGAGAATGACTCCCACCACCACGTAGTGGGCGTAGCCGTGGCGCTCCTCGTGCTCCTCGGCGGCGTGGGCGTCGGGGGGATGCTCGGCTGACATCAGGGCGTCACACGTCCTAAATCAGGTAGATCAGGGTGAAGATTGCCACCCAGACGAGGTCTACGAAGTGCCAGTACAGGCCGACCATCTCGACACCCCAGGTGTCGGCGGTCTGATACCGGCCGCGGTAGGAGTAGTACACCACGGCGAGCAGCCACAGAATGCCGATGGCGACGTGCGCGCCGTGGAAGCCGACCAGCATGTAGAACGACGCGCCAAAGAGATTGGTGGACGGCGTCAGCCCCTCGCGGACGAATGCCGTGAACTCATACACCTGGCCGCCGAGGAAGATGGCCCCGAGTGCGACCACCGCCATCAGCCAAAAGCGGCCCCAATTCAGGCTGCGATTTCGGAACGCGGCCAGCGCCAGCACCATCGCCAGGCTGCTGGTGAGCAGCACGAAGGTGGTGAACGACGTGAGCACGAGGTCGAGCATTCCCTGGCCGGCCTCGAACGTGTGATCGCCGTGGCCGAGCATGACCCCCAAGGTGTTGTGCTTGTTGATCAGCATGACGAGGATCAGGCTGCCGAAGAACATGGTCTCGGAGCCCAGGAAGGCCCACATGGCGACCTTGCGGCTGTCGAGGCCGGTGGAGGTGGGGTGCTCTTCGTGCGCGTGAGCGTCGACGGTCATCCGGGCGGCTCCTCGATCCAGCCGATGAGGGAGATGCCGAAGATCAAGGCGCCGAGCAAGACGAACACCTGGTGGAAGATCAGTCCGCAGGCCGCGATGACCATGCCGGCGGCCACCAGAATGGGCCAGTACGACGGGTTGGGCATGTGGATGTGCGGTTCATCGTCGTCGTGCGCCGTCTCGGCGGCGGGCGGCTCGGCCACGGCTGCTCCGGTGTGGCCGCCGCCGTGCTTCTCCTTCCACACGGGGTAGCGGTCGTCGACCACGGGCACCTCGGCGAAGTTGTAGACCGGCGGCGGCGACGACATCGCCCACTCGAGCGTGCCGCCGTCCCACGGGTCCGGACCGGCGTCACGTCCGCTGCGCAGCGAGCGAATGGCGTTGATGGCGAAGATGAGCATGGAGAGCCCGATGGTCCATGCGCCCACGGTGGACATGAGGTTCCACAGGTCCCAGCCCATGTCGGCGCCGTAGGTGTGGATCCGTCGGGGCATGCCATCGATGCCCAACTGGTGCTGCGGCCCGAATGCCAGGTTGAATCCAATCATCATGAGCCAGAAGTGAACCTTGCCCCAGCCCTCGTTGAGCATGCGGCCGGTCATCTTGGGGAACCAGAAGTAGATGCCCGCGAAGAGCCCGAAGATCGTGCCGCCGAACAGCACGTAGTGCAGGTGGGCCACGACGTAGTAGGTGTCCTGCACCTGGGTATCCACCGGGGGCGAGCCGAGGCTGACGCCGGTGAGACCGCCGAGGATGAACATGGCGATGAAGCCGATGGCGAACAGCATGGGCGTGCGCAAGCTGATGGAGCCGCCCCATAGCGTGGCGATCCAGTTGAAGATCTTGACGCCGGTCGGGACGGCCACGGCCATGGTGGAGATTGCGAAGGCCGTGTCGGCCACCGGACCCAGGCCGACGGTGAACATGTGGTGCGTCCAGACGCCAAAGCCCACCAGCGCGATCGCCGCGCCTGAGTAGGCCACCACCGCGTAGCCGAACAGCGGCTTGCGCGAGAAGGTGGGCAGAACATCCGACACGATGCCCATGGCGGGCAGGATCAGGATGTAGACCTCCGGGTGGCCGAACACCCAGAACAAGTGCTGCCAGAGGACCGGGTCGCCGCCGCCTTGGTAGAGGAAGAAGCTGGTCCCGAGGTAGCGGTCGAAGAGCAGCAGCACCAGCCCGATGGTGATGACGGGGAAGGCGAAGATGATCAGGAATCCGGTGATCAGGGTCATCCAGACGAACATCGGCATGCGGTTGAACGTCATGCCGGGCGCCCGCATGTTGATGATGGTGACGATGAAGTTGATGGAGGCCAGGATCGACGAGACGCCCAGGATCTGGAGTCCGAACGCCCAGAAGTCGACCGCGTGCGTGTCGGCGAACTCGGTGGCGGTCAGCGGCGCGTAGCCGAACCAGCCCATGGCCGGAGCGCCGCCGGCGATGAAGCTGATATTCAGGAAGATGCCGCCGAAGAGATAGACCCAATAGCTCAGCGCGTTCAGCCGCGGAAAGGCCACGTCACGGGCGCCGATCATGAGCGGCACCAAGAGGTTGAAGAACGCCGCCGACAGCGGCATCAGCGCCAGGAAGACCATGGTGGTGCCGTGCATGGTGAAGAGCTCGGCAAACCGATCGGGATGGACGAGATCGAGCTCGGGACGCGAAAGCTGCAACCGAATGAGCAGCGCTTCCAGGCCGCCCAGCGCAAAGAACGCCAGCGAGGTGACGAAATAGAGCACGGCGATGCGCTTGTGATCGACCGTGGTGATCCAGCTCCACGCCGTGCCGGCGTAGGTGTTGGGCCGGACGCTGACGGTGGTGGTGGCCATCAGAAACTGCTCCGCGGAGGCGCCGCCGCGACTCGGCCGCACCGTATCACTTGAGACCCATCAGGTATTCCGTCAGCGCCTCGATTTCGTCATCGGTCAGCGGGCGCGGCAAGATCATCAGATTGCCGGGCTTCATGCCCGTGGGATCGCGGAGCCAGTGCTCCAGGTCCGCGCGCGTCATTCCCATCGTGTTGGCCGCAATGTGGGCCCGGCTCCCAACATGGGTCAGATCCGGCCCGATGGTGCCGATGTCGGTGACGCCACGAATCGTATGGCAGAGGGCACAGCCGGCCGGCGTGAGCAGAGCCTCGCCGGCCTGCGCCAGCTCGGTGGTCGGCGGCACGCGTTCGGTGAGCTGATGGGCCGCCCAGGCGTCGAATTCTTCCGGCTCCTCCACCACAACCGTGAAGCGCATGAGGGCGTGGGCGGTGCCGCAGAACTCGGCGCACTGGCCCGGGAAGGTGCCGGTCTGTTCCGGGAAGATGCGGAACACGCTGGTGCGGCCGGGAACCATGTCCAGCTTGCCGCGCAGGGCCGGCACCCAGAAGCTGTGCAGCACGTCCTCGCTCTTGATGATGATCGCGGCGGGCTTGCCGACCGGCAGGTGCAGTTCGTTCGCCGTCACGACACCCAAATCCGGATAGTGGAACTCGAACCACCACTGGTGGCCAATGGCCTCTACCCGAATGGCGTCGTCCTCCGGCTGCTGGGCATTGGCGAAGATCACCGGCACCGTCAGCGCCGCCAGGAGCACGACCAGAATGGTTGGGGCGATGGTCCACCCAATCTCGAGCTTGAGATTGCCGTGGGTCTGCGGCGGCAGGGCGTCGCCGCGTCGCCGGCGATAGCGAAAGATCGTGTAGAGCAGGGCGCCCTCGACCACAACGAAGACGGCCAACCCGGCCCAGAAGACCACCAGGAAGAGCCAATGGGAGGCGCGCGCGGCCTCGGTGGTGGGGTGGAGGATGGTCTGCGGCGTCACACCGCAGGCCGCCAACACCAGGGCGGCGAGCAGAAGGACCGCGCCAAGGCTTGCCCGCCGCAACAGCCGCTGCGCCGCCCCGGTGGCGCTAGGCCTCAGGTGCGTGCCGTGCATCAGGGCGCGCATGAGGCGCACCGGTTGTCCAATGGCAGTTGTGCGTTAGATGAGTTGGCTGGCGGACGCGCCAGATTACCATGAGGCAGCCGGTGATTTGGTTGCGAGGTCGAGCGACCAGCGCAGCGCCGGCGGACCCGGCTGGAACCAGCGGACCCCAAGGCGACGCGGCGTCCGGAGCGCCCAAACCGTCGCTCCAATCGGCGTGAATCGCCCGCCGCCGGTGGGCCGCGTCCCTTACCCTGGCGCGGCTCGCTGAAACTTGGAAGCCTGTGGCCCCGGTCGCGGCATTCAGGAGTGGATCGGCAGTGTCGCTGGGCTTCTTGACATCGAATTTCGCCCGGTGCTAGCGTGAATTGACGCGCCCGCATACTTGACAGCGGGCGCCCCCCGGCAACGAACCGGGCCCGCGACTTCACCGCGTTCGCAGTGGTTCGTTGTGCGTCTTGGACCTCGTAGGTACCCCATGCGCAAGCCATATCGCCGGCCTATGCCACCGTCCCAGGATTCACGCGCGCCATTGATGCGCGCCGTCCCGCCTGGCCGTGCGGCGTTGGGGAGGAGCTGATGATGATGGACTCCGGCGGCGGCGGTCGCGGCGGGTCGAGTCGGCGCTCCCGGCGTCCCGGGCGAGGCCGCCGCGGCGGCGGACACGGCCGGCAGCGGTCCTATGAGCCGCAGGAAGACCCCGGGATCGAGTGGGCCGAGCTCGAGGCGCGCTCGATGGATGAGCTCCAGGCTCTCGCCACCGAGCTTGGCGTTCAGCCTAACGGCGAGGTCGACACGACCAAAGAGCTGCTGATCAATCTGATCGTCCAGGCGCGCAACGAGCGCGAAGGGTCCCTGTTCCTGGAAGGCGTGCTGGAGATCGTGGACGAGGGCTACGGATTCCTGCGCCGCGACGCGCACTGGATGCCGAGTGCCGAGGACGTCTATGTGTCGCAGTCGCAGATCCGCCGCTTCAGCCTGCGCACGGGCGATCTCGTCAGCGGCCAGGTGCGCCCGGCGCGCCAGAACGACCGCTATCACGGGCTGGTGCGCGTGGTGGCCGTCAACGGCCTCGACCCCGAGCGCGCGCGCAACCGGCTGCTGTTCGAAAAGCTGGTGCCCGTCTTTCCCAATGAGCAGTTGCGGCTCGAATACAACAAGTCGGAGCTGACGGCGCGCGTGATCGACATCGTGTCGCCGATCGGACGCGGCCAGCGAGGCCTGGTGCTCTCACCGCCCAAAGCCGGCAAGACTGAGCTGATGAAGCGCATCGCCCGCTCGGTGCTGCACAACTACAGCGACGTGCGGGTGATCGTGGCGCTGATTGGCGAGCGCCCAGAGGAAGTCACCGACTGGGAACGCACGGTTGAGGGCGCCGAGGTGATCAGCTCGACGTTTGACGAGCAGCCGCAGAGTCACACGCGCGTTGCGGAGATGACCTCGGCTCGCGCCAAGCGCCAGGTGGAGGGCGGCGAGGACGTGCTGATCCTGCTGGACAGCATCACGCGCCTCACCCGGGCCTACAACCTGGTGCAGCCGTCGAGCGGGCGCACGCTTTCGGGCGGCATCGAGCCGCAAGCCCTCTATCCGCCCAAGGGGTTCTTCGGCGCCGCGCGCAACGTGGACGACGGCGGCAGCCTCACCATCATCGCGTCGTGCCTGATCGAGACGGGCAGCCGGATGGACGAGGTGATCTACGAGGA
Above is a window of Chloroflexota bacterium DNA encoding:
- a CDS encoding cytochrome C oxidase subunit IV family protein gives rise to the protein MSAEHPPDAHAAEEHEERHGYAHYVVVGVILTIVTIVEIMIPSIDAIRNALGTVWTTTSLLILSFLKGAGVVMYYMHLKGDDRLFTALFMFPFMIATTIVIILFLFWTLTGLIA
- a CDS encoding heme-copper oxidase subunit III, with protein sequence MTVDAHAHEEHPTSTGLDSRKVAMWAFLGSETMFFGSLILVMLINKHNTLGVMLGHGDHTFEAGQGMLDLVLTSFTTFVLLTSSLAMVLALAAFRNRSLNWGRFWLMAVVALGAIFLGGQVYEFTAFVREGLTPSTNLFGASFYMLVGFHGAHVAIGILWLLAVVYYSYRGRYQTADTWGVEMVGLYWHFVDLVWVAIFTLIYLI
- the ctaD gene encoding cytochrome c oxidase subunit I; this translates as MATTTVSVRPNTYAGTAWSWITTVDHKRIAVLYFVTSLAFFALGGLEALLIRLQLSRPELDLVHPDRFAELFTMHGTTMVFLALMPLSAAFFNLLVPLMIGARDVAFPRLNALSYWVYLFGGIFLNISFIAGGAPAMGWFGYAPLTATEFADTHAVDFWAFGLQILGVSSILASINFIVTIINMRAPGMTFNRMPMFVWMTLITGFLIIFAFPVITIGLVLLLFDRYLGTSFFLYQGGGDPVLWQHLFWVFGHPEVYILILPAMGIVSDVLPTFSRKPLFGYAVVAYSGAAIALVGFGVWTHHMFTVGLGPVADTAFAISTMAVAVPTGVKIFNWIATLWGGSISLRTPMLFAIGFIAMFILGGLTGVSLGSPPVDTQVQDTYYVVAHLHYVLFGGTIFGLFAGIYFWFPKMTGRMLNEGWGKVHFWLMMIGFNLAFGPQHQLGIDGMPRRIHTYGADMGWDLWNLMSTVGAWTIGLSMLIFAINAIRSLRSGRDAGPDPWDGGTLEWAMSSPPPVYNFAEVPVVDDRYPVWKEKHGGGHTGAAVAEPPAAETAHDDDEPHIHMPNPSYWPILVAAGMVIAACGLIFHQVFVLLGALIFGISLIGWIEEPPG
- the coxB gene encoding cytochrome c oxidase subunit II, giving the protein MRALMHGTHLRPSATGAAQRLLRRASLGAVLLLAALVLAACGVTPQTILHPTTEAARASHWLFLVVFWAGLAVFVVVEGALLYTIFRYRRRRGDALPPQTHGNLKLEIGWTIAPTILVVLLAALTVPVIFANAQQPEDDAIRVEAIGHQWWFEFHYPDLGVVTANELHLPVGKPAAIIIKSEDVLHSFWVPALRGKLDMVPGRTSVFRIFPEQTGTFPGQCAEFCGTAHALMRFTVVVEEPEEFDAWAAHQLTERVPPTTELAQAGEALLTPAGCALCHTIRGVTDIGTIGPDLTHVGSRAHIAANTMGMTRADLEHWLRDPTGMKPGNLMILPRPLTDDEIEALTEYLMGLK
- the rho gene encoding transcription termination factor Rho, with the translated sequence MMMDSGGGGRGGSSRRSRRPGRGRRGGGHGRQRSYEPQEDPGIEWAELEARSMDELQALATELGVQPNGEVDTTKELLINLIVQARNEREGSLFLEGVLEIVDEGYGFLRRDAHWMPSAEDVYVSQSQIRRFSLRTGDLVSGQVRPARQNDRYHGLVRVVAVNGLDPERARNRLLFEKLVPVFPNEQLRLEYNKSELTARVIDIVSPIGRGQRGLVLSPPKAGKTELMKRIARSVLHNYSDVRVIVALIGERPEEVTDWERTVEGAEVISSTFDEQPQSHTRVAEMTSARAKRQVEGGEDVLILLDSITRLTRAYNLVQPSSGRTLSGGIEPQALYPPKGFFGAARNVDDGGSLTIIASCLIETGSRMDEVIYEEFKGTGNWELMLDRRLAERGTFPAVDVLRSGTRRVELMLADDELKYFWRLRRMLNALDSHDASNSTELMFDRMRRTESNAAFFKSLSEQGG